A window of the Mucilaginibacter sp. cycad4 genome harbors these coding sequences:
- a CDS encoding efflux RND transporter permease subunit, translating into MKDVKKEFGPSSWAIDNKTAIYVLMFLITALGLISYNRLPKENFPDIAQSKVFITTTYAGQSPQNIENLVTRQIEKQLKSLKGLKKVTSNSVQNVSIITAEFQADVKIKDAKIDVKDAVDKAKQDLPQNDDNLKEPVISDINVADLPILYINISGNYDLKRLKEYADILKDEIESYKEISKVDEVGALTPEIQVNVDLNKMAATQISFGDIIKAIGDENILSSAGTVKTDGIRRSIDIKQDFKNADEVAAMAIRNPKGQTIYLRDIAEIKDSFLEQESYARLKTNDNPNFKNVITLNVSKRAGENLIEASDKINELIKLKQKTVFPKGLDVVVTGDQSDKTRTTLNDLINTIVIGFLLVTVILMFFMGTTNAIFVALSVPLSCFIAFLVMPAIGFTLNMIVLFSFLLALGIVVDDAIVVIENTHRIFANGKVPIKEAAKMAAGEVFLPVFSGTMTTLAPFIPLAFWNSLIGHFMFFLPITLIITLLASLVVAYIFNPVFAVDFMKPHHDGEHDNPKFDRPTKRAMIFLAIAAVIGYLMNVGVGNLIVLIMVLYLINHFFLLRVIDRFQKNAWPKFQNWYAKWLERAVRRPVTVLVGTIGLFVFAIFLMAVRGKTPEFFPSGDPNFAYVYITLPIGTDQAYTNEVTRQIEKRVAQVVEPDKDIVSSVISNVTKGVTDPTDEDQGDYQNKGKVTVAFVEFGKRNGKDTKKVLANIRAAVQGVPGAKIAVAQENSGPPVQKDISIEIAGDNLDTLVATGNRLKNYLAKQNIAGIENLIADVQSDKPEIVFDVDRERANREGISSSQVNQTLGAAIFGAKAADFRNTREDDYQIKVRALENQRSDVDALRNIKITYRDMAMNGTIRQVPISAFTDVHYTTTYSNIKRKQQRRVLTLGSNVIKPNNPNEVNANILKAINNFKKPDNVIIRQGGGQEDQMEAMTFLLSALGVSFGLILVILMIQFNSIGKTLIIISEILFSIIGVLLGVSVFGMTMSIVMTGIGIIALAGVVVRNGILLVEFTDMLLEQGVSIHDAVVEAGHTRMTPVLLTATAAILGLIPLAVGFNIDFVGLFTHFQPHIHFGGDNVAFWGPLAWTMIFGLGFATIITLILVPCLYLIRYNLKARLFGKKSVEAKHAEVFETEAV; encoded by the coding sequence ATGAAAGATGTAAAAAAAGAATTTGGCCCTTCAAGTTGGGCCATTGATAACAAAACGGCTATTTATGTGCTCATGTTCCTGATTACGGCACTTGGCCTTATCAGTTATAACCGCCTGCCTAAGGAAAATTTCCCGGATATAGCGCAATCAAAGGTGTTTATAACCACAACCTACGCGGGGCAGTCACCTCAAAACATTGAGAACCTTGTAACGCGCCAGATAGAAAAACAGCTTAAATCATTAAAGGGGCTTAAAAAAGTTACTTCAAATTCGGTGCAAAACGTATCTATCATCACTGCCGAATTTCAGGCTGATGTTAAGATCAAGGATGCTAAAATTGATGTAAAGGACGCTGTCGATAAAGCTAAGCAGGATTTACCGCAAAATGACGACAACCTTAAGGAACCGGTGATCTCTGATATTAATGTTGCCGACTTGCCTATTTTATATATCAATATTTCAGGTAATTATGATCTTAAAAGACTTAAAGAGTATGCTGATATTTTAAAGGACGAAATAGAAAGTTACAAGGAAATATCAAAAGTTGACGAGGTAGGTGCTTTAACTCCCGAGATACAGGTGAACGTTGATCTTAATAAGATGGCGGCTACCCAAATAAGTTTTGGTGATATTATTAAAGCCATAGGGGATGAGAATATTCTTTCATCGGCAGGCACGGTTAAAACTGATGGAATACGCCGTAGTATCGATATTAAGCAGGATTTTAAAAATGCAGATGAGGTAGCAGCTATGGCAATCCGTAACCCCAAAGGGCAAACGATTTATTTGAGGGACATAGCCGAGATTAAAGACTCATTTTTAGAACAGGAAAGTTACGCAAGGTTAAAAACCAATGATAACCCTAATTTCAAAAACGTAATCACACTGAACGTAAGTAAGAGAGCGGGCGAAAATCTGATCGAAGCTTCTGATAAAATCAATGAGTTAATCAAATTAAAACAGAAAACGGTTTTTCCAAAGGGTTTGGATGTTGTTGTAACCGGAGATCAGTCGGACAAAACACGCACCACACTAAATGACCTAATCAATACCATCGTTATTGGTTTTTTATTGGTTACTGTTATCCTAATGTTTTTCATGGGGACTACGAATGCTATTTTTGTGGCACTGTCAGTGCCATTGTCGTGTTTTATCGCATTCCTTGTAATGCCGGCAATTGGCTTCACATTAAATATGATCGTGTTATTCTCGTTCCTGCTGGCATTGGGTATTGTGGTGGATGATGCCATTGTGGTTATAGAAAATACGCACCGTATTTTTGCTAACGGAAAGGTACCTATTAAAGAAGCTGCAAAAATGGCCGCAGGCGAGGTGTTCTTACCTGTATTTTCAGGTACCATGACCACTTTGGCCCCGTTTATACCATTGGCGTTCTGGAATAGTTTGATTGGGCATTTTATGTTCTTCCTGCCCATAACGCTAATCATTACTTTGCTGGCCTCGTTGGTGGTAGCCTATATCTTTAACCCTGTATTTGCGGTTGATTTTATGAAACCTCATCATGATGGCGAGCACGATAACCCTAAGTTTGACAGGCCGACAAAAAGGGCCATGATATTTTTAGCAATCGCTGCAGTTATCGGTTACCTCATGAACGTTGGAGTTGGTAACCTGATTGTGCTCATTATGGTGTTATACCTAATCAACCACTTCTTCCTATTGCGGGTTATTGACAGGTTTCAGAAAAATGCCTGGCCTAAATTTCAAAACTGGTATGCCAAATGGCTTGAGCGTGCTGTACGCAGGCCGGTTACGGTTTTGGTGGGAACCATTGGCTTGTTCGTGTTTGCTATTTTCCTGATGGCGGTGCGTGGTAAAACGCCTGAATTTTTCCCATCAGGTGACCCTAACTTTGCTTACGTTTATATAACGCTGCCAATTGGTACCGACCAGGCTTATACTAACGAAGTTACACGGCAGATAGAAAAACGTGTTGCGCAGGTTGTTGAACCGGATAAGGATATTGTGTCTTCGGTAATCTCAAACGTAACTAAAGGTGTAACCGACCCTACCGACGAAGATCAGGGTGATTATCAAAATAAGGGTAAGGTTACTGTTGCCTTTGTCGAGTTTGGCAAACGTAACGGGAAAGATACCAAAAAGGTATTGGCCAATATCCGTGCCGCAGTCCAGGGGGTTCCGGGCGCGAAAATTGCTGTGGCGCAAGAAAATAGCGGCCCTCCGGTACAAAAGGATATTAGTATAGAAATAGCTGGTGATAACCTTGACACGCTTGTTGCTACAGGAAACCGGTTGAAAAATTATCTGGCTAAGCAAAATATTGCCGGTATCGAAAACCTAATTGCCGACGTGCAAAGTGATAAACCTGAAATTGTTTTTGATGTTGATCGTGAAAGAGCGAATCGTGAGGGCATAAGCTCATCTCAGGTAAATCAAACATTAGGTGCAGCCATATTTGGCGCAAAAGCTGCTGATTTCAGAAATACCAGGGAAGACGATTATCAAATCAAAGTGCGTGCGTTAGAAAATCAGCGCAGCGATGTTGACGCGCTGCGAAACATAAAGATCACCTACCGCGATATGGCGATGAATGGAACAATACGCCAGGTGCCGATATCAGCTTTCACCGACGTACACTATACCACTACTTACAGCAATATCAAACGTAAGCAGCAGCGCAGGGTATTAACCCTTGGTTCAAACGTTATTAAGCCTAATAACCCCAATGAAGTTAATGCCAACATTTTAAAAGCGATAAATAACTTCAAAAAACCGGATAATGTGATCATACGCCAGGGTGGTGGCCAGGAAGATCAAATGGAAGCGATGACTTTCCTGCTTTCTGCGCTTGGTGTGTCATTCGGGCTTATTCTCGTTATCTTGATGATCCAGTTTAACTCTATTGGTAAAACGCTTATTATTATCAGCGAGATCCTCTTTAGTATTATTGGTGTGTTGTTGGGTGTTAGCGTATTTGGCATGACCATGTCTATCGTAATGACCGGTATTGGTATCATCGCACTCGCCGGTGTGGTTGTTCGTAATGGGATTTTACTGGTTGAATTTACCGATATGCTGCTTGAGCAGGGTGTTAGTATCCATGATGCCGTGGTTGAAGCCGGTCATACCCGTATGACACCGGTACTGTTAACAGCAACCGCCGCTATTTTAGGTTTGATACCGCTGGCCGTTGGTTTCAATATTGATTTTGTGGGCTTGTTTACCCATTTCCAGCCGCATATCCACTTTGGTGGTGATAACGTTGCATTCTGGGGCCCGCTGGCCTGGACAATGATCTTCGGTTTAGGTTTCGCTACAATTATTACTTTGATCCTTGTACCATGTTTATACCTGATCCGTTATAACCTGAAAGCAAGGTTGTTTGGCAAAAAATCAGTTGAAGCTAAGCATGCTGAGGTGTTTGAAACAGAAGCAGTTTAA
- a CDS encoding efflux RND transporter periplasmic adaptor subunit, with protein MKKFIYIPFLVLLAACSSKPKDKKAELADLKKQQSDINSKIEKLQAEIGTTDSAKSTDVSVTEVKTGSFTNYVQIQGKIDAQDNVTAYPQAQAIITAIYVKPGQHVSKGQVLAQLDNSVMQQNIAQSEAQVSLNQQLFDRQKNLWDQKIGTEVQYLQAQTTLQSSQKALASLKKQSALYRIISPINGVVDQMDLKLGQGAMPGQTGIRIVNADVLKVKADVPESYASSVNTGNNVKILIPDAKDSLVTKVTFAAKAIDATSRSFGVEIKLPQRSTLRPNMTAILKIADYSKTNTIAVPVKAIQKSENGDHVFVNQNGIAKQVNVKSGVTYGGQTEILSGLKAGDQLVVEGATEIEDGDKIKVVQSAN; from the coding sequence ATGAAAAAATTTATATACATACCATTCCTGGTTTTACTGGCTGCATGCTCAAGTAAACCCAAAGATAAAAAGGCCGAACTGGCCGATCTAAAAAAACAGCAATCGGATATTAACTCAAAAATTGAGAAGCTGCAGGCGGAGATAGGTACTACCGACTCGGCCAAAAGTACTGATGTAAGTGTTACTGAAGTTAAAACCGGTAGCTTTACCAATTATGTACAAATACAAGGTAAGATAGATGCGCAGGATAACGTTACGGCCTACCCGCAGGCACAGGCAATTATTACAGCTATTTATGTAAAACCCGGCCAGCACGTGAGTAAAGGCCAGGTTTTAGCGCAACTGGACAACAGCGTTATGCAGCAAAACATTGCGCAAAGCGAAGCCCAGGTAAGTTTAAATCAACAATTGTTTGATCGTCAGAAAAATCTGTGGGATCAGAAAATAGGAACCGAAGTGCAATACCTTCAGGCGCAAACCACTTTACAAAGCAGTCAGAAAGCCCTGGCTTCCTTAAAAAAGCAATCAGCTTTATATCGTATCATATCGCCTATAAATGGCGTTGTAGATCAAATGGACCTGAAGCTGGGACAAGGCGCCATGCCCGGTCAAACAGGGATCCGTATTGTGAATGCCGACGTTTTAAAAGTTAAGGCTGATGTTCCTGAATCATATGCAAGCAGTGTAAATACAGGTAACAATGTTAAAATATTAATTCCGGATGCTAAGGACTCATTGGTTACTAAGGTCACTTTTGCCGCCAAAGCTATCGACGCAACATCGCGCAGTTTTGGTGTAGAGATAAAATTACCTCAGCGTAGCACGCTTCGTCCTAATATGACCGCTATTTTAAAAATAGCCGATTATTCTAAAACAAATACCATAGCAGTGCCGGTTAAAGCTATACAGAAATCAGAGAACGGCGACCATGTTTTTGTTAATCAAAATGGTATAGCAAAACAGGTAAATGTTAAATCGGGCGTTACCTACGGCGGGCAAACAGAAATATTATCGGGCTTGAAAGCCGGCGACCAACTGGTTGTTGAAGGTGCAACTGAAATAGAAGACGGCGATAAGATCAAAGTTGTTCAGTCAGCCAATTAG